The following nucleotide sequence is from Chromobacterium rhizoryzae.
CACTTCCGCCGCCGAGGTGCCGCGCGAAAACGCCAGGTAGAGTTCCAGCGTTTCCAGCACCCGCACCACTTCCACCGCCTCCGGCGGCTGGTGGATGTCTTTCAGCACCGAGGCCACGACGAAGCCGCCTTCCGACCACATATCGTAGCGGCCGACCAGCAGCTTCTGCGCGGTGATCTGCGGGGTGGGCGCCAGATCCACCTCGATGAAGCCGGCCGCGATCGCCGCGTCGGCGAAGATGCTGCCGCGATAAGCGCCCACCGGCCGGTGATAAATGCCGTTGCCCAGCGCCAGCAGGCCGGCCGCCTCGCCCTTGCGCGCCAGCAGCACGGTCTGCGAGATGGCGATGGGGCCCAGCAGCGTCATCTGTTTTTCCCGGGTGTCGTTGCGCCCCACGGTGAACAGCATCACTCCGGGCGTGGTCAGCAGCTCTTTATAGCCTCGCGCCCAGGGCACCACGTCGATGGCGCTGTTGTCGTGC
It contains:
- a CDS encoding substrate-binding periplasmic protein is translated as MAKGLLTLLLLLAAWQARAITIYTEDWPPITFQHNGVPDGMAVEVVREIQTRMHDNSAIDVVPWARGYKELLTTPGVMLFTVGRNDTREKQMTLLGPIAISQTVLLARKGEAAGLLALGNGIYHRPVGAYRGSIFADAAIAAGFIEVDLAPTPQITAQKLLVGRYDMWSEGGFVVASVLKDIHQPPEAVEVVRVLETLELYLAFSRGTSAAEVKRWQTAFAAVKKDGSFKRIYNKWLPRDAAPMELKLIGLPLGSAH